One Aegilops tauschii subsp. strangulata cultivar AL8/78 chromosome 7, Aet v6.0, whole genome shotgun sequence genomic window carries:
- the LOC120972434 gene encoding transcription elongation factor 1 homolog has translation MASRKKPAPKLDTAFCCPFCNHPGGVACTIDLKLYVASAVCYVCEEAYHTTAHHLTEPVDVYHDWIDACEMANQDVDAQAGDCYKPQRRRGRRGQRCLIDRSCPVELVSGF, from the coding sequence ATGGCGTCGCGGAAGAAGCCGGCGCCGAAGCTGGACACAGCCTTCTGCTGCCCCTTTTGCAACCACCCCGGCGGCGTGGCCTGCACCATAGACCTCAAGCTCTACGTCGCCAGCGCCGTGTGCTACGTCTGCGAGGAGGCCTACCACACCACGGCGCACCACCTCACCGAGCCCGTCGACGTCTACCACGACTGGATCGACGCCTGCGAGATGGCCAACCAAGACGTCGACGCCCAAGCTGGGGACTGCTACAAACCACagcgacgacgaggacgacgaggacaGCGATGCCTGATCGATCGATCGTGTCCGGTCGAGCTGGTTTCAGGTTTCTAG